A window of the Hordeum vulgare subsp. vulgare chromosome 5H, MorexV3_pseudomolecules_assembly, whole genome shotgun sequence genome harbors these coding sequences:
- the LOC123399113 gene encoding SKP1-like protein 1 isoform X2, whose translation MSNNKIKIEDSDGEQFKVEEAVAMESETISLLIEDDCADSAIPLPNVDSKILSKIIEYCKKHVQASPKPSDSGTPADPNSSASTAAAVPAEDLKRFDAEFVKVDQNTLFDLILAANYLNIKGLLDLTCQTVADMIKGKTPEEIRKTFNIVNDFTPEEEAEIRKENQWAFD comes from the exons ATGTCCAATAACAAAATTAAGATAGAGGA CTCGGACGGTGAGCAATTTAAGGTTGAGGAGGCGGTCGCCATGGAGTCGGAGACCATCAGCCTCCTGATCGAGGACGACTGCGCAGACAGCGCCATCCCGCTCCCCAACGTCGACTCCAAGATCCTCTCAAAGATCATCGAGTACTGCAAGAAGCACGTCCAGGCCAGCCCCAAACCGTCCGACTCCGGCACCCCAGCCGACCCCAACTCCTCCGCCTCTACTGCAGCTGCCGTCCCCGCCGAGGACCTCAAGAGGTTTGACGCCGAGTTCGTCAAGGTCGACCAGAACACCCTCTTCGACCTCATCCTGGCTGCAAACTACCTCAACATCAAGGGATTGCTCGACCTTACTTGTCAGACTGTTGCCGACATGATCAAGGGCAAGACTCCAGAGGAGATCCGCAAGACTTTCAACATCGTCAATGACTTCacaccggaggaggaggcggagatcCGCAAGGAGAACCAGTGGGCTTTTGATTAG
- the LOC123399113 gene encoding SKP1-like protein 1 isoform X1 translates to MAAEEGEKKMILLKSSDGEQFKVEEAVAMESETISLLIEDDCADSAIPLPNVDSKILSKIIEYCKKHVQASPKPSDSGTPADPNSSASTAAAVPAEDLKRFDAEFVKVDQNTLFDLILAANYLNIKGLLDLTCQTVADMIKGKTPEEIRKTFNIVNDFTPEEEAEIRKENQWAFD, encoded by the coding sequence ATGGCGGCAGAGGAAGGCGAGAAGAAGATGATCCTGCTCAAGAGCTCGGACGGTGAGCAATTTAAGGTTGAGGAGGCGGTCGCCATGGAGTCGGAGACCATCAGCCTCCTGATCGAGGACGACTGCGCAGACAGCGCCATCCCGCTCCCCAACGTCGACTCCAAGATCCTCTCAAAGATCATCGAGTACTGCAAGAAGCACGTCCAGGCCAGCCCCAAACCGTCCGACTCCGGCACCCCAGCCGACCCCAACTCCTCCGCCTCTACTGCAGCTGCCGTCCCCGCCGAGGACCTCAAGAGGTTTGACGCCGAGTTCGTCAAGGTCGACCAGAACACCCTCTTCGACCTCATCCTGGCTGCAAACTACCTCAACATCAAGGGATTGCTCGACCTTACTTGTCAGACTGTTGCCGACATGATCAAGGGCAAGACTCCAGAGGAGATCCGCAAGACTTTCAACATCGTCAATGACTTCacaccggaggaggaggcggagatcCGCAAGGAGAACCAGTGGGCTTTTGATTAG